One genomic window of Acidimicrobiia bacterium includes the following:
- a CDS encoding DUF1918 domain-containing protein yields the protein MVRVGDRIRVESRHVGQGAREGVVVETHDPLIKVHWMTGEETEFVPSAGSMTVVSSPNPPTREMRRPS from the coding sequence ATGGTCCGAGTAGGTGACCGGATCAGGGTCGAGAGCCGCCACGTGGGGCAGGGAGCGCGCGAGGGCGTCGTGGTCGAGACGCACGACCCGCTGATCAAGGTCCACTGGATGACCGGCGAGGAGACCGAGTTCGTGCCGTCGGCCGGCTCGATGACCGTCGTGTCGTCGCCGAACCCCCCGACCCGCGAGATGCGACGCCCGTCGTAA